The genome window CCTTTGGTTACATTTGACCAGATGGATCTCTGAACAGCCTCACCATAGGGTTAGAGATCTAGGGGAGCATGTGAGGATCAGAGGGTGGAGCTGcatcccctgtgccccccttttCAGTAACCACTCCCCAGTAAATCAGCTTAGTGAGAATGACAGCTTGCATCCTGGCTCTctattggagagcagcctgaccttaaaGTGTGATACAAATTACCCTGACCTTCAGCTAAGAATGATGTTTAAGCTCATATACAGAACTCACTTGCTCTTGTATGCTTATAGCACAACTAACAATTTTTGGGTTTGCCTGCTTGGACTTCTGGATTCAAAACAGCTGGAGGTGCTAATTTGGCACATGCATTGTATGTCAAGCCCCTCTATACAATGAATCCTGGCACTTGAAATTCTTTTGCTTAGAAAGGCAGTAATCCTTTTTGCAGTTCTTTCCCCCTCACAACTTTACACGAGGTCTTATGAGGCAGTTTGTTAACACAGATAAGAATGGTGTAAGTTGCTGCCAGGCTCTGAAGGGAGGCTAGGAACAACCTGTTGGAAGGATCTGCCCTCATCTTTCAAACTAGGCTCTGGATTTTTAAGGAACAGAACTCTTGCTCTCTTTTTGTGTTGTCTCTCCTTCATGTTCATCTCACATCCTTCATCCCTAATCATTGACAAGCCTGTAAATTAAAGGTgcatgttggggggggggggtggggagtagGGGGAGAAAGGAGTGCACATGTTTGTAATGCTGACTCACAACAGTGGAAGTAGTTACAAATGCACTATGTCAGCAAACCTATTTTCCAAGTTAATTTTGGTTGTGCTCTCTTACACTGGCATGACAGCCATGTGCCACAGCTGGTACTTCATGTCCTGCTTACTGTTTTCAGCTTTACTAAAACAGCTGAAGTTTTGAAAGTTCTTTTCATAGCAATGGTCATCTGTCAATCtgttgcagtttgggctgggtgccccctgctctgtttacttcctgtgtccagaagtccagcccagaggggtagacacaggaaattaggtatttcctaccataattctttgcaccactgtaagatccagtgtggggtctggcacttcctctgtcTTTCCTAGTCGTCAcccagtaactgggggagatgtctcctggccatgggcctggctaggcccaaggccacagtgggatgggcagtctcagatctggccagtctcagatctggccagctgagattagcctagtgggggggggcggggaagaaggagccctgggggtcttgggtgtaccctcaggtggggatgggatgttcctgggtctgctttgggatttcttttgtcactgtgcttctggctctctgtacacactcactgctttccatttaaactttccaccacttttgcaacccgtttgtctgagttgttattttttgcccgtggtggggagggggtctgccttcAACCCACTACACAATCTTAGAGGGGTAGACCTTGAATCTCTTCAAAGATATGACAGAGCCAGGAAGAGAAACTGGACTACCAACACTAACTCAGACTGAAAAGACACTGCTCTTACCAGCTAGACTTGTATAATTTACATCATAGATCTATTTTTTCCATCCATGCACACCGAAGTCTTTGTTGGTGGAAGGTTTAATTTTACCAGAAGTGCTGGAAATTTTACTTCAGGTAACATGCAAGGTTCTTCTCCCCTGGGGTGATACCAAGAATGAAAACCATCCTCCCCAGTTAACTAAGCATTTAACTAACTGAAGTACATAATGGTATGTTTAGTCTCATATGTATTGTTAGATGGAACTTAAGTAAGTCATCTCAGTGTATCACTTGTGAAGGACACATCCTTTCCTGTATGTACAGTTAAGATGGTTGTTTTGGTCATTTATTTGTCCCACTCAACCCTTCTTCCTACCATTGACTTTAGGTGTGCTTTTAGGAGAGCTACTGCATCTCTTTTACCTACCTGTGAAATAGGCAGTTATCCTATCCCTCATCATCAACAGTTAAGAGCTCTTTTTGCATCAGAGTTGTATTAAACGTACAATGTTACTGTTGTATAGACAGAAACTGTTAAGTCTCCAGTGAgacatttgtttttatttcaagtTTCTTGCCAAGCACTTAGAAGTGACAAGTTTGACAGCATTCCGGACAATGTTTAATGTGAGTCTGCCTGTTACTGAGTACTGTGGAAAGTGCAAACTGGCTTTGAAATGAAAATCCGTCATACCAACAAGCAGCATGCTTCACGTGTTCGTGCTTGGGCTCGGGAACCGCTCCTGGCTTTAGGCTATGGAAGAGCAGCGCAGGCAGGCCGGGTAACGGTGAGGTCCCCCGCAGCTGACGGCGCCCGCCACTACCGCCGGTTCAGGAGAAGGCTGCTGTGGTTCGGCTGTCACCCAGGAGCCCGTTAGCAAGGCCGCGGACCCCTTCAACCGTCGTCTCTAATGCACTCGTTTcccagggcttggcacaggaaAGCGGTCGCGGTTTCCTCCGCGTCTCTGGCGGGTTCTTTGCGCCGGCTGCGGCTCggcagctgcttcctcctcGGCACGGCGGTCAGGGTGCTGCCCCGGGGCGGCCGCCTCGGCCCGGCCAGCGCCAGGGGGGCCGCGGCCAGCCCCGCGCCCGGGCGCCGTCCTTGAGCTGCCCGAGGAAGGCGTCGCGCAGGCGGAACAGCCGGGGACCCAGGTCCTGGGCCGCCTGGCGGGCGCCGAGCTGCCCGCGGATGATGCCGGTGGCGGCGAGGCGAGCGGCGGCGCGGATGGGCCGCGACTCGGAGAGCTTCTCGATCAGGCGCGGGTTGCTGAGCAGCGCCGACAGCACCCGGCGCAGCACCATCCTGCGCCTGCTCTCGCGAGAGCCGCTGCCACCCCCGCTCTCGCGAGAGCAGGGACCCGGCTCGCCATTGGCTGGCCGCCGGCGTGCGCAGATCGGGCCCGCCGTGGGACCGGCAGCCGCGCCGCCGAGGGGTGGCCATGTGTTCCACCGGCACGCTCAGCATCCTGCGCAGCGACTCCTACGTTGACCTCAGCCAGTACCGGGACCAGCACTTCCGGGTGAGTGAGGCGCCACCGCCGCAGCTAGCGGGGGCCGCGCGGGCTGTCGGGGTCCCGTCGTGAGGTAACGCTGTCTTTGCGGCTCAGGGGACGCGGTACGACCAGGAGCGACTGCTTAGGAAGAGCTGCACGCTGTACGTGGGGAACCTTTCGTTCTACACCACAGAGGAGCAGATCCACGAGCTCTTCGGCAAGAGCGGCGACATCAAGAAGGTCATTATGGGGCTGGACAAAGTGAAGAAAACCGCCTGCGGCTTCTGTTTCGTGGAGTATCCTTCTAcgggcctggccctgctgccctgccaccgCCCGATCCAGGCGGAGGGAGCAGGCCGCCTCACCGGTGGGCAGGAGCGTGGGTGAACTGAGGTGCTGGCTCTGAGTCACGGGGAAATTATGCAAGGACAAAACTCTTCGGCTGCCGAAGTGTCTGCGGGAGTCCggggtgagggagggctgaCCATACTGCACGTCGAGTGAAGGTTGCTAACTTGCTTTCACTCTGATACTTTAAGCCAGATACTTTTTAGCTAGGTGGTGTCTGCAGTGGACGGCTTTGTGCTGCAGTAGAGAGGCGTTTTTCATACAACCATATGCATGAATTTACCGTTGGTAACTTGCTCTCCCTGTCATGTGTTGGCTTTATTATATGCTAAATTCCGAGAAATATTCACTTGCTTTTTCCAGTGAACTAACTCATTGAAAAGTTTGCAGCATAAAGAGAGCATGCATGGGGGTTCTCATGCTTCTTTTTAGTAATATAAGAGCTTTACAATCCTAAGGGTGAGGGTACTTAAAGAAGCTTTCCTAATATCTGTATTTTTAATTGCTTGAATTCCTGCATATTGCTCCGTTTCACTAGCAGTCTTCTCAGCCCACATACCTTCATGAAAGCAGTTGCTTTGAAAAGTAGTGGAGCAGGAGCTTAATTCAAACAAATCCTTGTGTTTGTAGCCCATTTGATGTTGTTCCTTTTACCTTGTGTTGCAAATAGAAGcccttttttgtttcattaacTTGTGAGTAAGGTATTATGCAAGAGGAGACGCAGAAAACGCAATGCGGTACATCAATGGAACCAGGCTCGATGATAGGATCATAAGGACAGACTGGGATGCAGGATTTAAGGAGGGTAGACAATATGGTCGTGGAAGATCAGGGGGCCAGGTAGGTTGTTGTACAGTCTAGTTTTGAAGGGACTGGTCATTTTGCCAAATTACTTCTGTTTGAGTGAACACACTCAGGACAACTTCAGAAATAGCAGCTTCAGAACTATTGTTTAAGATAGCGATATGTGTCAGTCTGTAATGTCTCTTCATGATGGTGTTATCCTCTAAGAATGTGTGTCATGTATTGCATTGAAAGCCCTTTCAGAAACCTCTTAGCTGCTTGGGGAGATGATGCTAATAAATAAGCCTGGAAAACATAAGGCTGCCAAGAACATAAAGGATGCCACCTAGCTTACCCAAAGCTGATCAGGCTGCAGATGCTTTTACTGTTGCAGCATGAGGCTAGCCATCCTTGCCTTGGCTGTTGTAGAGtcagaattggaagggacctcaaggatcatccagttctaccGCCCCTGCcttgctagatcaggttgctcagagccacatccagcctggccttaagaacctccagggatgaggcttccaccacctccctgggcaacctgttccagtgtctcaccaccctcatggggaagaacttcctaacgtccaatctgaatctacctatttctagttttgctctattccccccagtcctatcactacccaacaccctaaaaagtccctccttggctttcttgtaggcctccttcagatactggaaggccacaataaggctTCTtgggagctttctcttttccagactgaatagccctaactgtctcagtctgtctccataggagaggtgctccagctctctaatcagccttgtggcccttctttggacacattccagtgtgTCCTGATTTAAAAGAGTTCCCCTGGACATAATTAATGAAGGAAGTTACTTTCTGCTGTATTCTGGGCCTCTGCATGATGCACATTGTCTTCTTTTTGGTCAGACAGCTCCTTGTTACCATTGATGTGCTGTGAACTGAGTTTGACTATGTTCTGATCATGCAATAGTTTTTGACAAACTATTTGTCTTTACTGGacttccccttttctcctccttcataAGGTCCGAGACGAGTATCGGCAAGACTATGATGCTGGAAGAGGTGGCTATGGCAAAACTGTTCAGTGCCAGTGAATGGCAAATGACTCATCAGCCTTACAGGAGAGCCCAATCTGCATTGTAAAGGCACAAAATAGTTCTGTTGGAAACAAATTTATGTAGCTGCAGATTCACAGAAACTACTCTCCTTGTTCCTGTGATCGCACGGTACGTTGAGTATTTGTTCTGCTCTAATACCAGGATCCAAAGCATTGCAGAGCACATTAATACAGAGGACCTGGGGGCAAGGTTATGCACAATAGTGAGTGTGAGGCTTTGGTCTCTAAATGCTGCTGTAACTACTGAACCCTACCAAGGTTTAAGGACATGGTGCTTTGTTTCACTGGCAAAACTTGATTGTTCTAACACTGGATTTTGTTTACATTGGTAGTACAGGGTGGGGAGCCGCAGTAAAGGAGGTTTGCTGTATGTTtcagagatgaaagaaaaaggcagagccTGAAAAGGAAGTGGGATTTCTAGGCAATTGTTCCAGTGACTTGAAGTCTCTGGCAGATTTTCTGGGATTAGCATCCTTTTCCACTGATGCTGCCCATAGCACACCTACATGAATAGCCACACTAAACCAGATTGAGCCCAGGAATCATGAGGTGAGAAGCAGGCCTAGCAGAGATCAGCAGAGAATCCTTTGCATTACGTTGTGATTGCACAACGTTGCATGATTCAGAACCATTTTGCTTTGTGGGCTATAGAGAGCAGCAAATACAAGAAATACAGGAGCAGTTCTTTTCACAGTTGGGAGTAGAAGTATTTTGCTTCTATTTGGTAGTTCTCTACAGCCTTGGTATTTGAGGAACAGTGTATTTCCTGTGCATACAAAAACGGCACGGGTTCTATAGTTAGCCCTACAAAGAGGATACCTGATGAATTGTGCATAGTAAGAAAGTTGATTCTCAAAGTTTCTCTGAGAGATTTGATTTCAGACAAAGGTAAAAATAAAATGGGACTTTTGGGGGGAGCCTTACTTTCCACATAGAGATTATTATTTACTCTCTGTTACATGATGGCATTTTGATACGCTGCAGACATGAGAAGAGTCAAAAAAATGGGTGCTCTCACAATCTGAACTTGACCTGCTGAAAGTTTTAGGGGATCTGTTCCAGAACTTGGGAGTATTCTATAAATGGACTTCTGAGTCCTTTGGAAATGGCAGTTGGTGAACCGTTGTTCAAACAGCCTTTTATCTATGGTTCCTTTAAAACCTTACATGTACCAGGTGTGTCAGAGTTAATCTTTATTCACTAAAGATACTGTTGGAAATCTCTGTTTCTTGTGTGCAGTTAGTCATAACTGTTACTGTACATTGCAAATACACTGGGATAGCACAACTGCAAGAGGACTTTGCTGATGTAGGAAGTTTTGGGAGGGCTTTGGCTTTCATTGGCACACAGAGTAAAACTAGATTTTCAGGACCACAAACAAGACCTTGAACAaagttaccttttttttttaatagagtaCATTTGATGATGAGCTTACAGCCTGTAATCTGCTCTAGGAAACCTCTGaagtttatttttcattgtattaattttgtATGAAAAAAAGGAATTGCCAAAACTCTTAAGTCACTTTAAAATAAAGCTGCAACATGAAAATCTGTTGGTAGTCATTATTAATGGAATCAGTGATAGAAAGGagtgctctgcaggctcctgtcCACATCCTTTGCTTGAGTGTCTTGTGAAGTGGTGACAGTGAATATTCCATCAACataagggacctcgaaagatcatccagtccaacccctctgccagggcaggatcacctagagtaggtcacacaggaacacatccaggtgggttttgaataccttcggagaaggagactccacaacctctctgggcagcctgctccagggctctgtcaccttcacaatgaaaaagtttttccttatgtttacatggaacctcctctgcaccAGCTTACATATACTGCCACTTGTCCTGTCTTTgtgagagcctggctctgtcctcctgacactgcccttcacatctttctaaacatgaatgaggccaCCCCTCTGTCTGCTCTTCAAACTAAaggaccccagctccctcagcctttcctcataaggaaggTGTTCTACTCCATCATCTTAgcggctctgtgctggactctcaagcagttccctgcccttgaactgagaggcccagaactggacacaatattccagacaCAGCCTCATCAGGCTTGTTCAGTTCTTAACTGGATGCTGAAAGATGTTTGGTTTATCTTCTTTACTCTTACATTTTGGGTTACAGAACATTAACTTCTTAACTGGTACCGAAGTGGATGTGAAAGTCCTTGGTGTGTAACTAGTTTTCAAGGGGTGCTTAATGGAAACCTCATTTCTCTTAAGTGTTACGAGACAGTCAAATAGAAAGGAGGTGGTAACAGTTTTTGTTTCTCTAAACCATCACTGTCTTTTGCtgcatgtgtgtctgtgtatggAAAGGTTTTTgtctggttttttgtttgttggctagttgttgttgctttttttgaAGTGAGATTTTTCTATTTTGAGAGAAGTTGCAGTCAGAAGGGACTTAAAGCACAGATTGTATCATGTGAATTCTGAGTATCTCAAAAGTACATGGAGAGGAAATTAATTGAACATGGTTTGACTTTTGCCTTCCCTAACTGAAATCTGGCAAGGCTCTGCTGAAGCCAGTGCTTAACAAAAGCAGCTCAATGAAAGTCTTTAAAACTTCACTGGGAGGCTTCTTTAGCCCTCTCATGTGCCAGTGTTGTGTTTAGGTTCTCTTGGGAGAATGGCTTGTCCAGTGGTCTTTTGACATGCCAGTGTATGATGATTAAACTTCTATGAAAGTGTATATAAGCTCTGTATTAGCTTTTCTAAGTACTTGttcatcatagaatgggctgggttggaagggacctccaaaggtcatctagtccaactcccccctgcagcagggacattctccactaGATGAGATTGCTTAGGGATAGTTGAAGTTCCCATCAGGAGAAGAGCCTGCAAGCACGAAGCCTCCTGTAGTTGGAGTAGGAAGGCTTCATGAGTTGGCTTCCCTTGATCTGGTGGCCTGTAGTTGATACCAGCTGCAAGGTTCCCTTTGTTGCCTTTGTGTCTAATTCTTATCCATAACCTTTCAGCCTGTTCATGACTCTTCTTCAGGGACAGTTCCTCACAGTATCCTTTTTCtgacatagagggcaacacctccaccccttcttcctcacTTGTCCCTTCTCGAATAGTCTAGTAGCTTCAGTCCAGTCATAGGATTCACCCCACCAAATCACAGTGACAGCTACCAGGTCATCATTTTCTAGCTGCACAatagcttccagctcctcctgtttgttgcccatactgTGTGTATTcatgcagcagcttcagctgggcAGTCGGCTGCATCTCTTTCTTAGCAGAGCTCCCCTTGATTTCCTTGAAGTATTTCATGGGCGtgacatagagtcatagaatcaacaaggttggaaaagacctcaaagatcatcaagtccaacctgtcaccacagacctcatgactactaaaccatggcaccaagtgccacatccaaacccctcttgaacacctctggggatggcgactccaccacctccctgggcagcacattccaacggctaacaactctctgtgaagaacttctcctcacctccagcctgaacttcccctggtgcagcttgagactctgtccccttgttctggtgccagttgcctgggagaagagaccaagcccctcctggctacaacctcccttcaggcagttgtagagggcaatgaggtctcccctgagcctcctcttctccaggctaaacaaccccagctccctcagcctctcctcacagggctgtgctcaaggcctctccccagccttgttgcccttctctggacacattcaagagtctcaatgtccttcttaaactgaggggcccagagctggacacaggactcaaggtgcggcctaaccagtgcagcgtacagggcacaatgacctccctgctcctgctggccacactattcttgatctCTAGCTCACATGCAGTTAAAATTGGTTGAAAATCAACTTGTTTCGGTTTTCTGACTTAATATTTTGTACTTGATATCTTTACATATTTTTAATGGGGACTTTCTGTGACTTAAAAGCTTCCTTAGGGGATTGCAAGTTGTTGCTTTGGGgggtgtgtttggttttctgaCAGAGCACTGTTTTGCAACGTCTGAAATGACTTTTAGTGGAAACAAAACCCTTGTCAGCTTGTCACACTGCCACAAGATGTCATGAGAAGCCAGTGTCTCGCTTCAAGATGAGCGTGCTCTGGGAGGCCTCGCAATC of Dryobates pubescens isolate bDryPub1 chromosome 32, bDryPub1.pri, whole genome shotgun sequence contains these proteins:
- the NCBP2AS2 gene encoding protein NCBP2AS2, whose product is MVLRRVLSALLSNPRLIEKLSESRPIRAAARLAATGIIRGQLGARQAAQDLGPRLFRLRDAFLGQLKDGARARGWPRPPWRWPGRGGRPGAAP
- the NCBP2 gene encoding nuclear cap-binding protein subunit 2 isoform X1; translation: MCSTGTLSILRSDSYVDLSQYRDQHFRGTRYDQERLLRKSCTLYVGNLSFYTTEEQIHELFGKSGDIKKVIMGLDKVKKTACGFCFVEYYARGDAENAMRYINGTRLDDRIIRTDWDAGFKEGRQYGRGRSGGQVRDEYRQDYDAGRGGYGKTVQCQ
- the NCBP2 gene encoding nuclear cap-binding protein subunit 2 isoform X2, producing MCSTGTLSILRSDSYVDLSQYRDQHFRGTRYDQERLLRKSCTLYVGNLSFYTTEEQIHELFGKSGDIKKVIMGLDKVKKTACGFCFVESETSIGKTMMLEEVAMAKLFSASEWQMTHQPYRRAQSAL